The following proteins are encoded in a genomic region of Agromyces sp. CF514:
- the pdhA gene encoding pyruvate dehydrogenase (acetyl-transferring) E1 component subunit alpha, with amino-acid sequence MTPSESTSTGLLTRHAGFAQLITPEGARRPDPDLDRWVVDIDTEALRGLYRDMSVLRRIDAEGIALQRQGEVGLWPPLLGQEAAQVGSARALRSDDFVFGSYREHGVAWVRGIDPADVLRVWRGAASSGWNPYEFGMAVPQIIIGAQSLHATGWAMGAAWDGSDAAAVAYFGDGATSEGDVNEALVFAATFDAPVVFFCQNNGWAISEPVGLQSKQPLVNRADGFGVPGIRVDGNDVLAVLAATRVALDRARRGGGPTFIEAVTYRMGPHTTADDPKRYRTDDELADWRARDPIARVGALLAASGIDREELDREVEAEASRAAGALRASIATMTDPEPMSVFDHVYVEPNSHLERQREHYAKYLAQFDDPSTDAPATASTASKAPTEGGAR; translated from the coding sequence ATGACGCCATCCGAATCCACTTCGACCGGGCTGTTGACCCGGCACGCGGGCTTCGCCCAGCTCATCACTCCCGAGGGGGCACGCCGCCCCGACCCCGACCTCGATCGCTGGGTCGTCGACATCGACACCGAGGCGCTCCGGGGGCTCTACCGCGACATGTCGGTGCTGCGTCGCATCGACGCCGAGGGCATCGCGCTGCAGCGTCAGGGCGAGGTGGGCCTCTGGCCGCCGCTGCTCGGCCAGGAGGCCGCGCAGGTCGGCTCCGCCCGCGCCCTTCGCTCCGACGACTTCGTGTTCGGCAGCTACCGCGAGCACGGCGTCGCCTGGGTTCGCGGCATCGACCCGGCCGACGTGCTGCGGGTGTGGCGGGGTGCCGCGTCGTCTGGCTGGAACCCGTACGAGTTCGGCATGGCCGTGCCCCAGATCATCATCGGCGCGCAGTCGCTGCACGCGACGGGCTGGGCCATGGGCGCCGCCTGGGACGGATCGGATGCCGCGGCGGTCGCGTACTTCGGCGACGGCGCGACCAGCGAGGGCGACGTGAACGAGGCCCTCGTGTTCGCCGCCACCTTCGACGCGCCCGTCGTGTTCTTCTGCCAGAACAACGGCTGGGCGATCTCGGAGCCCGTCGGACTGCAGTCCAAGCAGCCGCTCGTGAACCGCGCCGACGGGTTCGGGGTGCCCGGCATCCGCGTCGACGGCAACGACGTGCTCGCCGTGCTCGCGGCGACGCGCGTCGCGCTCGATCGCGCCCGGCGCGGCGGCGGCCCGACCTTCATCGAGGCCGTGACGTACCGCATGGGTCCGCACACGACGGCCGACGACCCGAAGCGGTACCGCACCGACGACGAGCTCGCCGACTGGCGCGCACGCGACCCGATCGCGAGAGTCGGCGCGCTGCTCGCGGCATCCGGCATCGACCGTGAGGAGCTCGACCGCGAGGTCGAGGCCGAGGCGTCACGAGCGGCGGGCGCCCTGCGCGCGTCGATCGCGACCATGACCGACCCCGAGCCAATGAGCGTGTTCGACCACGTCTACGTCGAGCCGAACTCCCACCTCGAGCGCCAGCGCGAGCACTACGCGAAGTACCTCGCGCAGTTCGACGATCCGTCGACGGATGCCCCGGCGACCGCCTCGACCGCCTCGAAGGCCCCGACCGAGGGAGGCGCACGATGA